A DNA window from Helianthus annuus cultivar XRQ/B chromosome 15, HanXRQr2.0-SUNRISE, whole genome shotgun sequence contains the following coding sequences:
- the LOC110913972 gene encoding uncharacterized protein LOC110913972, protein MPIILIPIILITIIIFIYLLITKNLIKTFRYKHLPCYDAKHHFINGAQFLSKSRSTSDRTIAIKFAKQAADEADRSIALDPNDAASHVLKALALDAQGYTTSALTALDVALSPLTAKSLSDAERGEALFKRAEIKKVSCCKEERVDSVFEDLVESVKLYGENAEAFWMLGECYEKKGRREEAVRAYEKAVRIDPVCGARDALKRLGSGLVLDIETPPARE, encoded by the coding sequence ATGCCGATCATCCTCATACCAATCATCCTGATcacaatcatcatcttcatatacctactgatcaccaaaAACCTCATCAAAACCTTCCGATACAAACACCTACCGTGTTACGACGCAAAGCACCACTTCATCAACGGCGCACAGTTCTTATCCAAATCCAGATCCACATCCGACCGTACGATCGCCATCAAGTTCGCAAAACAAGCCGCCGATGAAGCCGATCGATCAATCGCACTGGATCCAAACGACGCCGCATCACACGTGTTAAAAGCGTTAGCTCTCGACGCACAGGGTTACACTACGTCAGCGTTAACGGCGCTTGACGTCGCGTTATCGCCGTTAACGGCGAAGTCGTTGAGTGATGCGGAGAGAGGAGAGGCGTTGTTTAAAAGAGCGGAGATTAAGAAAGTGAGTTGTTGTAAGGAGGAGCGAGTTGACTCAGTGTTTGAGGATTTGGTGGAATCGGTGAAGTTGTATGGGGAGAATGCGGAGGCGTTTTGGATGCTTGGAGAGTGTTATGAGAAGAAAGGGAGGAGAGAGGAGGCGGTTCGAGCGTACGAGAAGGCGGTCCGGATTGATCCGGTGTGTGGGGCGAGAGACGCGTTGAAACGGTTGGGTTCGGGTTTGGTTTTGGATATAGAAACACCACCGGCTAGGGAATAA